The proteins below come from a single Limosilactobacillus reuteri genomic window:
- a CDS encoding DEAD/DEAH box helicase, whose translation MSNWRNLFAQRIYERGKDYYYRGRVKSLIFDADDNFSAIVKGNRAYKVTGRYHNGKFSKLHCDCPYAQDNHRCKHMAAALEAIDDGSANIEPQKSLGEVFQSAFPPNRLPVDPQSFLSKEVFPLRLIEHVFTNLDDVQIISEILIKAADAYFTIPGAKWNYSVAGRFKQYYFSVLVAFNRKTIVDVQVNFVKTREGQQIAKMVALYCLLKYLDQHNIEENTNEAARQMLANFLDRAPDSQTIITANIGEYYDGGQYLYFRAGVPDHMYKFPNLTTLTNGIARGERLRLGKFFDQQIIPENLDKDSKQWLDLIIKLSSTADLTRDGYYEASVKNELPLAGVIMDEVDQILKTGNTLYNRWKVPIKREERALKATVSIKAYGADDDPSRHLDVSVDLPADLIHGQAAYYHLDDHTWTAFTGITPNKLDPVFPVTSDLVFGVDTMAEFYRYVLPKLQSMFSVELPQDRDLSKFLPPLPTVVFLLDYHDEQIYCDLATEIDGKTQKIKKIDDLPQFLMQRVERVLAKYFTKFNQTGTRAVLLVDEATNLLATGVNELQEIGIAKATPAFNGLYKQPFTKVSVGISVDSGLLKLDFGDDQLTAKEIKQILRDFRPHKQYYQLGKKTLKMDEPSLAELVETLRKMGISSRDFTAEELKLPVYRALYLDDLLSHQEALNYRTTSELHQLVTDVKTPQKDFKVPANLHATLRPYQYDGVQWLMALMKYHFGGLLADEMGLGKTLQIITVLLSEQGNGQNLIVAPAAVIYNWQDELKKFAPDLKVTVLDGSKAERRKQFAQSTERDIIITSYDAAKRDIDFYEGHVFNIEVIDEAQYIKNPQTAAAKTVKAINAKQRFALTGTPIENRLSELWSIFDYLMPGFLGSYQQFRKQYEGPIIKNQDDQAQDDLKRLVQPFMLRRLKKDVLNDLPMKNEQVFLTPMVGKQESLYQARAQRLIRQIQKQNDEEFQQNKLAVLAEITRLRELCCSPQLLDGGYSGPSGKIKATMNLIKDEVADNHKILLFSQFTSALAILKEKLAKAGIKYFMIEGKTKKADRLQFVDEFNSYDQPAVFLISLKAGGTGLNLTSADVVIHFDPWWNIAAENQATDRAHRIGQKNNVTIYKMIAQNTIEEKIIEMQQKKAALANSILSGNELANAVINKETLLNILK comes from the coding sequence ATGAGTAACTGGCGTAATCTATTTGCACAACGAATTTATGAACGAGGGAAAGATTACTACTATCGCGGCAGAGTTAAAAGCTTAATTTTTGATGCAGACGATAATTTTTCTGCAATCGTTAAGGGAAATCGGGCTTATAAAGTAACTGGTAGATACCATAATGGAAAGTTTTCTAAACTTCATTGTGATTGTCCCTATGCGCAGGATAACCATCGTTGTAAACACATGGCCGCGGCTTTAGAAGCGATTGATGATGGTTCGGCAAATATTGAACCGCAAAAATCGTTAGGTGAGGTTTTTCAATCAGCTTTTCCGCCAAACCGTTTACCAGTTGATCCGCAGAGTTTTCTAAGTAAAGAAGTCTTTCCGCTACGGCTGATTGAACATGTCTTTACTAATCTTGACGATGTTCAAATCATTTCTGAGATCCTAATTAAAGCTGCAGATGCTTATTTTACAATTCCTGGAGCTAAGTGGAATTATTCAGTGGCTGGGCGTTTTAAACAATATTACTTTTCAGTGCTAGTTGCTTTTAATCGAAAAACGATTGTGGACGTCCAGGTAAACTTTGTAAAGACAAGAGAAGGACAACAGATCGCTAAAATGGTTGCCCTTTATTGCTTATTAAAGTACCTTGATCAACATAATATTGAAGAGAATACTAATGAAGCGGCCCGGCAAATGCTAGCTAATTTTCTTGATCGCGCTCCTGATAGTCAGACGATCATTACTGCTAATATCGGTGAATACTACGATGGTGGTCAATACCTTTACTTCCGGGCAGGTGTACCAGATCATATGTATAAATTTCCAAACTTGACAACCTTAACAAATGGGATTGCCCGTGGTGAGCGGCTTCGTTTAGGAAAGTTCTTTGATCAGCAAATTATCCCCGAAAACCTTGATAAAGATAGCAAACAATGGTTAGACTTGATCATCAAGCTATCCTCGACCGCTGATTTAACGCGCGATGGGTATTACGAAGCATCCGTAAAAAATGAGCTGCCCCTGGCTGGCGTGATTATGGATGAAGTTGATCAAATATTAAAGACTGGTAATACACTTTATAATCGGTGGAAAGTGCCTATTAAGCGGGAAGAACGTGCATTAAAAGCGACAGTTTCAATTAAAGCATATGGTGCCGATGACGATCCAAGTCGTCATCTTGATGTTAGTGTTGACCTTCCTGCTGACCTTATTCATGGACAGGCAGCCTATTACCACCTTGATGACCATACCTGGACTGCTTTTACAGGAATAACCCCTAATAAGTTAGACCCTGTTTTTCCAGTAACCAGTGATCTTGTCTTTGGTGTTGATACTATGGCTGAGTTTTACCGCTATGTGTTGCCCAAGCTTCAGTCGATGTTTTCAGTCGAGCTGCCCCAAGATCGCGATTTATCAAAGTTTTTACCTCCATTACCAACAGTAGTTTTCTTATTGGATTATCATGACGAACAAATTTATTGTGACTTGGCAACTGAAATTGATGGCAAAACACAAAAAATTAAGAAAATTGATGACCTTCCGCAATTTTTGATGCAAAGAGTTGAACGGGTACTAGCTAAATATTTCACCAAGTTTAATCAAACCGGGACTAGAGCAGTTCTGTTAGTTGATGAGGCAACAAATTTGCTAGCAACTGGCGTCAATGAATTACAAGAAATAGGAATTGCTAAGGCTACTCCTGCATTTAATGGGTTATACAAACAGCCGTTTACTAAGGTAAGTGTCGGTATCTCCGTTGACTCTGGCCTTTTAAAGCTTGATTTTGGGGATGATCAACTAACCGCTAAAGAAATCAAGCAAATTCTAAGAGATTTTCGACCGCATAAACAGTATTATCAATTGGGCAAGAAAACCTTGAAGATGGATGAACCTTCGCTAGCTGAATTAGTTGAGACATTGCGCAAAATGGGAATCTCATCACGTGATTTTACTGCGGAAGAACTTAAATTGCCGGTGTATCGTGCTCTTTATCTTGATGATCTTTTATCCCACCAAGAAGCATTGAATTATCGTACTACTTCAGAATTGCACCAGCTAGTTACTGATGTTAAAACTCCGCAGAAAGATTTTAAGGTGCCGGCAAATCTTCATGCAACATTGCGTCCCTATCAATATGATGGTGTCCAGTGGTTAATGGCCTTAATGAAGTATCATTTTGGTGGACTGCTGGCGGATGAGATGGGATTAGGCAAGACCCTGCAGATTATTACTGTTCTATTAAGTGAACAAGGAAACGGACAGAATTTAATTGTTGCCCCAGCAGCAGTTATCTATAATTGGCAAGATGAGCTTAAAAAGTTTGCGCCAGACCTTAAAGTAACTGTTCTTGATGGTAGTAAAGCTGAACGACGGAAACAGTTTGCGCAAAGTACAGAAAGGGATATCATTATTACTTCCTATGATGCCGCCAAACGAGATATTGATTTTTATGAAGGGCATGTCTTTAATATTGAAGTTATTGATGAGGCCCAGTACATTAAAAATCCCCAAACTGCTGCCGCTAAAACAGTCAAAGCGATCAATGCTAAGCAGCGTTTTGCTTTAACTGGAACTCCGATTGAGAATCGGTTAAGCGAACTTTGGAGTATTTTTGACTACTTGATGCCTGGTTTTCTCGGTTCTTATCAGCAGTTCCGCAAACAATATGAAGGACCGATTATTAAAAATCAGGATGACCAAGCTCAGGACGACTTAAAACGTTTGGTACAACCATTCATGCTCCGTCGTTTGAAGAAAGATGTCCTTAATGATTTACCGATGAAAAATGAACAGGTATTTTTAACACCCATGGTTGGTAAACAAGAAAGTCTATATCAGGCACGGGCTCAAAGATTGATAAGACAGATTCAAAAACAGAATGATGAAGAATTTCAGCAGAATAAATTAGCAGTCTTGGCAGAAATTACTCGTCTTCGTGAACTATGCTGCAGTCCTCAATTGTTAGATGGAGGGTACAGTGGTCCTTCGGGAAAAATTAAGGCAACTATGAACTTAATTAAGGATGAAGTGGCGGATAATCATAAAATTTTACTCTTCTCGCAGTTCACATCGGCATTAGCAATTTTAAAAGAAAAACTTGCTAAAGCAGGAATTAAGTACTTTATGATTGAAGGAAAGACAAAGAAAGCAGATCGTTTACAATTTGTTGATGAATTTAATTCCTATGATCAGCCAGCTGTCTTTTTAATTTCTCTGAAAGCAGGAGGAACGGGGTTAAATCTTACGAGTGCTGATGTTGTCATTCATTTTGACCCGTGGTGGAATATTGCGGCTGAAAATCAGGCGACTGACCGTGCTCATCGTATTGGTCAAAAGAATAACGTAACGATTTACAAGATGATTGCACAAAACACAATTGAAGAGAAGATCATTGAAATGCAACAGAAGAAAGCAGCTCTTGCCAATTCTATTCTTTCAGGAAACGAGCTAGCAAATGCCGTCATCAACAAGGAGACGCTTCTCAACATTCTCAAATAA
- a CDS encoding type II toxin-antitoxin system PemK/MazF family toxin has protein sequence MEFPKKGDIIIADAELHAGHEMGGHNPKKGNIRRHYVVMSTSAYNEATHMFIGMPITTANYSNNPRYMPILLNYSHLAKPTV, from the coding sequence ATGGAATTTCCTAAAAAGGGAGATATTATAATTGCCGATGCAGAACTTCACGCAGGACATGAAATGGGTGGACATAATCCTAAAAAAGGAAATATCCGCAGACATTATGTTGTCATGAGTACATCCGCCTATAATGAGGCAACCCATATGTTTATTGGGATGCCAATCACAACCGCTAACTATTCTAACAATCCTCGTTACATGCCCATTTTATTGAACTACTCCCACTTAGCTAAACCTACGGTTTAA
- a CDS encoding LPXTG cell wall anchor domain-containing protein translates to MKKRKLKKSLATTATVMAVTTGVTAISNSAKADTVQNSKNTIQQTLPDTNQQAQRNVSTAQDAVNRANADVATANNDLNIANQNLADADSQAKVQEKISNSSNQAVNNAQQEFDNVQSDLTKYQQEYQRILKVPVFYLNTMMNSDKPLVFDLANYDGYKGQNAQAEKNFKLKAYRDNIDLLKEVIRRNQSFVDNDYKNTPAYYNLGTINYEINAVNKELAELNQIIAEKKKGTFNQYQHYHDWITKDRSRSWLDLESADISDIQEIIDWHHKIIEEDQRKTAEILPIAKKELETGNYYLSVSKNLLPQLEEVTNNLIETQEKLTYAKSNLDSTRRKAWQDSVLLSQIEGDRANAQSQAINAQTKLLQALLNKTNSQEKLASAKEKLPAQTDALKYSSLITLEPLTVEPGVTPAPKVTTAIAVENDDHQNKAVITLPGDEQENKLPQGTKVVWKDDAKVAADLQHLGKHTEDVLIVFPDGSVILTSEQVTVSATEKQADANKETSPAQKTIDSTQENNMRANDLSAQVVEVNDDNQTSAPEILVTSQTKQHTVRPNGVIKGQTALNNIVQPSLAKSFKNKTTNNILPRTGDESSLPIIALGAVIGLAGIGAALRRYE, encoded by the coding sequence ATGAAGAAAAGAAAATTAAAGAAGAGTTTAGCAACAACTGCGACGGTAATGGCTGTTACAACGGGGGTGACGGCCATTAGTAATTCCGCTAAAGCTGATACAGTACAAAATAGTAAAAATACTATTCAACAAACGCTGCCTGATACGAACCAACAAGCTCAGCGAAATGTCAGTACAGCCCAAGACGCAGTGAATAGAGCCAATGCTGATGTAGCAACCGCAAATAATGATCTTAATATTGCTAATCAAAATTTGGCAGACGCGGATTCTCAAGCAAAGGTACAGGAAAAAATAAGCAATAGTTCAAATCAGGCTGTTAATAATGCTCAGCAAGAATTTGATAATGTTCAAAGTGACTTAACAAAGTATCAACAAGAGTATCAGCGAATACTGAAAGTTCCGGTATTCTATTTAAATACTATGATGAATTCAGACAAACCTTTAGTATTTGACTTAGCAAACTATGATGGTTATAAAGGACAGAATGCACAAGCGGAAAAGAATTTTAAACTCAAAGCATATCGGGATAATATTGATCTCTTAAAAGAAGTTATTAGAAGAAATCAGAGCTTTGTTGACAATGATTATAAAAATACACCGGCTTATTATAACTTAGGCACCATTAATTATGAAATAAATGCAGTTAATAAGGAATTAGCAGAGCTTAATCAAATAATAGCTGAAAAGAAAAAAGGTACTTTTAACCAATATCAACATTATCATGATTGGATTACAAAGGATCGTTCGCGTTCATGGCTAGATTTAGAATCTGCGGATATCAGTGATATTCAAGAGATAATTGATTGGCATCATAAAATAATAGAAGAAGACCAAAGGAAGACTGCTGAGATATTGCCAATTGCGAAAAAAGAATTAGAAACTGGAAATTACTATTTAAGTGTTTCTAAGAATCTTTTGCCACAGCTGGAAGAAGTGACTAACAATCTTATTGAGACACAAGAAAAGCTTACATATGCTAAAAGTAATTTAGATTCAACAAGACGGAAAGCTTGGCAAGATAGTGTACTCTTATCACAAATTGAAGGAGATCGTGCTAATGCTCAATCTCAAGCAATCAATGCGCAAACGAAGCTCTTACAAGCACTTCTCAATAAGACAAATTCACAAGAAAAGTTAGCGTCAGCAAAAGAGAAACTTCCGGCACAAACTGATGCCTTAAAGTATAGCTCGCTAATCACCCTTGAACCACTAACAGTTGAGCCGGGAGTAACTCCTGCTCCTAAAGTTACGACAGCGATTGCGGTTGAAAATGATGATCATCAGAATAAAGCTGTTATTACTTTACCCGGCGATGAACAAGAAAATAAGCTACCCCAGGGAACAAAAGTAGTGTGGAAAGATGATGCTAAAGTTGCAGCCGATCTTCAACATCTTGGAAAGCATACTGAAGATGTCTTGATTGTTTTTCCTGATGGATCGGTAATTTTAACTAGCGAGCAAGTTACTGTTTCCGCAACAGAAAAACAGGCAGACGCTAATAAAGAGACTTCGCCTGCACAGAAAACGATTGATAGTACCCAAGAAAATAATATGCGTGCGAATGATCTTTCTGCCCAGGTAGTGGAAGTTAATGATGATAATCAAACCTCAGCACCAGAAATATTGGTGACTTCGCAAACCAAGCAACATACCGTCCGACCAAACGGGGTAATAAAAGGTCAGACAGCACTGAATAACATTGTCCAGCCTTCATTAGCTAAGTCTTTTAAGAATAAAACAACAAATAATATTTTGCCACGAACCGGGGATGAATCTTCACTTCCGATTATTGCCCTTGGCGCTGTTATTGGGCTAGCAGGAATTGGGGCAGCACTCAGACGGTACGAATAA
- a CDS encoding AAA family ATPase translates to MRPLTIELHYFGPYEHQVIDFTQFTEHSLFLVAGNTGAGKTTIFDAMSYALFGQTTNDRDRSAAALRSDFAPADQETMVKFTFEHQDLKYQIMRRPKQVLKGRRGNLVEHNQAVDLIYPLESDHPHEITKIKEADTFITDLLNLTCDQFKQIVLLPQGKFRQFLDSDSNTKEALLRDLFNTSRYEQWATQLKNDLREQKKSLTAQETKLQSLKETVTEIDAQLATKEWLAEAKNYLSRLKANLEHLGDDEQQQQKKVDQLDAQLHTEQELKKNIEALGELVKAGEILQAQAEKIQETKQQVKILDWYQEHQTEYQRWKDGEKRLQKLTADSNILHEDLRNLQKQQQVIETELQQTSQRQEEIDQLQAEVTDLTNKLPLFDDRDKLRSTVDELQTHLKQQKKQQAASQKKLQDAQQQLTVVTNNLKEHENLGEVQVQIAKQEVLQEKLTTAGKDLKQLETKLLSEKENCVKLKQEQGDAEKLVQKSQSRLDDLNDRFARHQIAILAQKLKPATPCPICGSLDHPHPANLADDGELVTEAQVKAATVKVQQNRSTFDQLKEQVRQSVSQIANLTTRVETKQVNLAELLGDNELPSDWEGQIENHAQKLAEMKTDLDRIEQQVKEWHREEEELERESKFSQEELDKIDESVNRCKQDLIAKQTILKEKTAALPAKFPTKEAADKQIQTDQLTIKAFNNQLELLQQQRQENAEKLAGTNSRIDQTKEELATQTTQQDNLHQYLVNLLAQYDVQLKWNFWQEASEQVATLSSLREQVTTFENQVQDNQSQQERLTKAINNHPMPDITSTQTKLNTEREQLRQYQQEMGQLTAQYKQLEETDQKVIKVVEKTGKLDQEINELQTLTDVVTGNTENHVSLERYVLQSYFQDVLVAANVQLERLTNGRYQFELATESHGAGAKWSGLEVNVYDDNAGRTRSARTLSGGESFMASLALALALCQIVQEQSGGIKIDALFIDEGFGSLDQQALEDALHSLQELEGHRIIGIISHITELEEQIPDQLIVRSRNGRSYVAYQHEI, encoded by the coding sequence ATGCGTCCATTAACGATTGAACTACATTACTTTGGGCCGTATGAGCATCAAGTGATTGACTTTACGCAGTTCACAGAGCATTCCTTATTTCTGGTAGCAGGGAATACTGGTGCGGGGAAAACCACGATTTTTGATGCAATGAGTTATGCACTTTTTGGTCAAACAACCAATGATCGTGATCGGTCGGCAGCTGCTTTACGTTCTGATTTTGCACCAGCTGACCAAGAAACAATGGTGAAGTTTACCTTTGAACACCAAGATCTTAAATATCAAATTATGCGTCGTCCTAAACAGGTTTTAAAGGGACGGCGCGGCAATTTGGTTGAACATAATCAAGCCGTTGACCTTATCTACCCACTTGAAAGTGATCATCCCCATGAAATTACTAAAATCAAGGAAGCAGACACGTTTATTACTGACCTGCTCAACCTAACCTGTGATCAATTTAAGCAGATTGTTCTTCTCCCTCAAGGAAAGTTTCGGCAGTTTCTTGATTCAGATAGCAATACGAAGGAAGCTCTTTTGCGTGACCTCTTTAATACGTCCCGTTATGAGCAGTGGGCAACGCAATTAAAAAACGATTTGCGCGAACAGAAGAAGTCATTAACGGCCCAAGAAACAAAACTTCAATCATTAAAGGAAACCGTAACCGAGATTGATGCGCAATTAGCAACTAAAGAATGGTTAGCAGAAGCAAAAAATTACTTATCCCGACTAAAGGCTAATCTTGAACACTTGGGCGATGATGAGCAGCAACAGCAAAAGAAAGTTGATCAGCTTGATGCCCAACTTCATACTGAGCAAGAGTTGAAAAAGAACATTGAGGCATTGGGTGAGCTTGTTAAGGCTGGAGAAATACTGCAAGCTCAAGCGGAAAAGATCCAAGAAACAAAGCAACAAGTAAAAATCCTTGACTGGTATCAAGAACACCAAACAGAATATCAACGGTGGAAAGATGGCGAAAAGCGTCTCCAAAAATTAACAGCAGACAGTAATATTCTCCATGAGGACCTGCGTAATCTTCAAAAGCAACAGCAAGTAATTGAAACAGAACTGCAGCAAACGAGTCAGCGCCAAGAAGAGATTGATCAGCTTCAAGCAGAGGTCACCGACTTGACGAATAAACTACCATTATTCGATGATCGAGATAAACTAAGATCAACTGTCGATGAACTACAGACACACTTAAAGCAGCAGAAAAAACAGCAAGCTGCTTCCCAGAAGAAGTTGCAAGACGCTCAACAGCAATTGACGGTTGTTACTAATAATTTAAAAGAGCATGAAAACTTGGGTGAAGTTCAAGTTCAAATAGCAAAACAAGAAGTCCTTCAGGAAAAATTAACGACTGCTGGAAAAGATTTAAAGCAATTAGAAACAAAACTTTTATCTGAAAAGGAAAATTGTGTGAAATTAAAGCAAGAGCAGGGGGATGCTGAAAAGCTCGTTCAAAAATCGCAAAGTAGGTTGGATGACTTGAATGATCGCTTTGCCCGTCACCAAATTGCCATTCTTGCTCAAAAATTAAAGCCAGCCACCCCTTGTCCAATTTGTGGATCGCTTGATCATCCCCATCCAGCAAATTTAGCAGATGATGGTGAATTGGTAACGGAAGCACAAGTTAAAGCAGCAACCGTTAAAGTTCAACAAAATCGTAGTACGTTTGACCAGTTAAAAGAGCAAGTTCGCCAAAGCGTTTCCCAAATTGCTAACTTAACAACACGGGTAGAAACCAAGCAGGTAAATTTAGCCGAACTATTAGGGGATAATGAATTACCGAGTGATTGGGAAGGACAAATTGAAAATCACGCTCAAAAACTAGCAGAAATGAAGACTGACCTCGATAGAATAGAACAACAGGTTAAAGAATGGCACCGAGAAGAGGAAGAATTGGAACGAGAATCCAAGTTCTCTCAAGAAGAATTAGATAAAATAGACGAAAGTGTGAACCGCTGCAAACAGGATTTAATCGCCAAGCAGACTATTCTGAAAGAAAAAACAGCCGCTTTACCAGCAAAATTTCCTACTAAAGAAGCTGCTGACAAGCAAATTCAAACTGATCAACTAACGATCAAAGCCTTTAATAACCAGCTTGAATTATTGCAACAACAACGACAAGAAAATGCCGAAAAATTAGCAGGGACAAATAGTCGGATCGACCAGACTAAAGAAGAACTTGCCACCCAAACGACGCAACAGGATAACTTACACCAATATCTTGTGAACCTTTTAGCCCAATATGATGTCCAACTTAAATGGAATTTCTGGCAAGAAGCTAGTGAACAAGTAGCAACATTGTCATCATTACGTGAACAGGTAACGACCTTTGAGAATCAAGTCCAGGATAATCAGTCCCAACAAGAGCGGTTGACTAAGGCCATCAATAATCATCCCATGCCAGATATTACGTCAACGCAGACCAAACTTAATACTGAGCGTGAACAACTTCGGCAATATCAGCAAGAAATGGGTCAGTTAACTGCTCAGTATAAGCAATTAGAAGAAACGGATCAAAAGGTTATTAAGGTAGTCGAAAAAACCGGAAAACTTGATCAAGAAATTAATGAATTACAAACATTAACAGACGTCGTGACTGGGAATACCGAAAATCATGTTAGCCTAGAACGGTATGTATTACAGTCATATTTTCAAGATGTCCTCGTAGCAGCCAATGTTCAGTTAGAACGATTAACTAATGGCCGCTACCAGTTTGAATTAGCAACGGAAAGTCATGGGGCTGGTGCCAAGTGGAGTGGGCTTGAAGTTAATGTATATGATGATAACGCTGGCAGAACGCGAAGTGCCCGGACGCTTTCTGGTGGTGAAAGTTTTATGGCTTCACTTGCCCTTGCTTTAGCTCTTTGTCAGATTGTCCAAGAGCAAAGCGGGGGGATTAAGATTGATGCGCTCTTTATCGATGAAGGATTTGGTTCCCTTGATCAGCAGGCTCTTGAAGATGCTCTTCATTCCCTTCAAGAACTCGAAGGTCACCGGATAATTGGAATTATCAGTCATATCACTGAACTGGAAGAGCAAATTCCAGATCAGTTAATTGTTCGATCAAGAAATGGTCGTAGTTATGTCGCATACCAGCATGAAATATAA
- a CDS encoding tyrosine-protein phosphatase, protein MVDLHCHLLPGIDDGSKSMEISLRLAKEATENGVTHALLTPHHMNGHYVNHKQDVLARTKEFQEELEKNNIPLTVFPGQEVRINGQLIEALDNDDILFADESGKYMMLEFPDNDVPHYTNQMIFNLQQRGITPVVVHPERNTKIMAEPDLLYQMLEKGCLSQVTASSYVGTFGKKVEKFSKNLIAAGQGYIFASDAHDLPGRKYEMQQAFDKLSREFGADVAQEYQDNARAIINGDEIGRHQIKKIQQRKKLFGLF, encoded by the coding sequence ATGGTTGATTTGCATTGTCACCTTTTGCCGGGGATTGATGATGGTTCAAAAAGTATGGAGATTTCATTGCGACTTGCAAAAGAAGCAACAGAAAACGGGGTTACCCATGCACTTTTGACTCCTCACCATATGAACGGGCACTATGTAAACCATAAACAAGATGTTTTAGCGCGAACAAAAGAATTTCAAGAAGAACTAGAGAAAAATAATATTCCATTAACTGTCTTTCCTGGACAAGAAGTGCGAATTAATGGTCAGCTAATTGAAGCCCTTGATAATGATGATATTTTATTCGCTGATGAGAGTGGAAAGTATATGATGCTGGAATTTCCAGACAATGATGTACCTCATTACACTAACCAGATGATTTTTAACCTTCAACAACGGGGAATTACGCCAGTGGTTGTTCACCCTGAGCGGAATACCAAGATCATGGCTGAACCGGACTTGCTTTATCAAATGCTGGAAAAAGGGTGCTTGTCGCAAGTTACCGCTAGTTCCTATGTTGGTACATTTGGTAAAAAAGTCGAAAAATTCAGTAAAAACCTGATTGCGGCTGGTCAAGGGTATATCTTTGCTTCTGATGCTCATGACCTTCCAGGACGAAAATACGAAATGCAGCAGGCCTTTGACAAATTATCGCGTGAATTTGGCGCTGACGTTGCCCAAGAATACCAAGATAATGCGCGAGCTATCATTAACGGGGATGAAATTGGTCGTCATCAGATTAAGAAGATTCAGCAACGTAAGAAATTATTTGGGTTATTTTAA
- a CDS encoding exonuclease SbcCD subunit D produces MRFLHTADWHIGKTLNDFSLLDDQLATFKQIEAIAKDQQVDAIVIAGDLYDRSVPNEAAVKLLNQMLQDLNLTDHFPLLAISGNHDSAIRLSTGTDWFAYQSFFLNTNINDTFTPVTIKDTQFFLLPFFGIQEVRNYFNDDKIKNVNDAMGRITTEMEKHFAPDKRHVLVAHFFAAGSKRTADSETLIEVGGLSAVTTDVLAPFDYVALGHLHNRNALNDEKVKYSGSPMKFSVSEAKQEKGVWIVDTAPFKAEWVPLSPVHDIHLLKGSFAELATKPAEALQEDFYDIELTDQERILDVLNKLREYYPKIVRLHRTHQAKQVQLNLSKKRAQESPLDLLTDFYFQTMGNDLTGRQKKWAERALTQIMKGEE; encoded by the coding sequence ATGCGTTTTTTACATACGGCTGATTGGCATATTGGCAAGACATTAAACGATTTTAGCTTGCTTGATGATCAGCTAGCAACCTTTAAGCAGATTGAAGCAATTGCCAAAGACCAGCAAGTTGATGCGATAGTGATTGCCGGGGATTTATATGATCGGTCCGTGCCTAATGAAGCAGCGGTTAAGCTCTTAAACCAGATGCTGCAAGACTTAAACTTGACTGATCATTTTCCTTTACTGGCAATCAGTGGGAACCATGATTCAGCAATCCGTTTAAGTACAGGGACTGATTGGTTTGCTTACCAGTCATTTTTCTTAAATACTAACATTAATGATACTTTTACCCCGGTCACAATCAAGGATACCCAATTTTTCTTGTTGCCATTCTTTGGGATTCAAGAAGTTCGCAACTACTTTAATGATGACAAGATTAAAAATGTCAATGATGCGATGGGGCGGATTACAACTGAGATGGAAAAGCATTTTGCTCCTGATAAAAGGCATGTTCTTGTCGCCCATTTCTTTGCGGCTGGAAGTAAGCGAACGGCTGATTCTGAAACTTTGATTGAGGTTGGCGGATTGAGTGCAGTCACGACAGATGTTTTAGCTCCCTTCGATTATGTTGCTCTTGGTCACCTTCATAACCGCAATGCTTTAAATGACGAAAAAGTTAAGTATAGTGGCTCTCCAATGAAATTTTCAGTATCGGAAGCCAAGCAAGAAAAGGGCGTTTGGATTGTTGATACAGCACCTTTTAAGGCCGAGTGGGTTCCATTATCGCCAGTTCATGATATTCACCTTTTGAAAGGGAGTTTTGCTGAACTGGCTACAAAACCCGCGGAAGCATTACAGGAAGATTTTTATGACATTGAATTGACCGACCAAGAACGAATCCTCGATGTGCTAAACAAGTTACGCGAATATTATCCGAAGATTGTCCGCCTTCATCGGACACATCAGGCCAAGCAGGTTCAACTCAACCTTAGTAAGAAACGTGCTCAGGAATCGCCCCTTGATTTGCTTACGGATTTTTATTTCCAAACGATGGGAAATGATTTAACAGGCCGCCAAAAGAAGTGGGCAGAAAGGGCCTTGACTCAAATTATGAAAGGGGAGGAATAG